In the genome of Actinomadura graeca, one region contains:
- a CDS encoding ABC transporter substrate-binding protein → MPKRRRDPLGRLSSAVVMLTVLATAAGCGSGASDSSSSDGTPKITVLRSTGALFEPLYIAEQQGYFKNAGLDVTIKAGAQDTSQNAPSVLRGEAQFAMTDSSGFLKGAAKNMPIRIVTGLASATTRTVPTDGLLVRKGGSITSFKDLEGKTVGLAALGGTFQFIVEYLTEKDGGDPGKVKFVSLPTPSLTDAAVSGKTDAVYSFGAFYAAGKQAGLTSIGNGMNDLPGIAQGVLFSSQSYLSANATVAKKFTDAVAQAITYANAHPEAVRAVDKQYTQLPPAYLDKAPVSYYDKSINTAVMHTVSTKMHQYGILSSAPRDDVLYWDKISAAVGGRQ, encoded by the coding sequence ATGCCGAAGAGACGGAGAGACCCGCTGGGCCGCCTTTCCTCAGCCGTCGTCATGCTCACCGTCCTCGCCACGGCGGCCGGCTGCGGTTCGGGCGCCTCCGACTCCAGCTCATCGGACGGCACGCCGAAGATCACCGTGCTGCGCTCCACCGGCGCGCTCTTCGAACCGCTCTACATCGCGGAACAGCAGGGCTACTTCAAGAACGCGGGCCTGGACGTGACCATCAAGGCAGGCGCGCAGGACACCTCGCAGAACGCGCCGTCCGTCCTCAGGGGCGAGGCCCAGTTCGCGATGACCGACAGTTCCGGCTTCCTCAAGGGCGCCGCGAAGAACATGCCGATCCGTATCGTCACCGGGCTGGCGTCCGCCACCACGAGGACCGTCCCCACCGATGGCCTCCTGGTCAGGAAGGGCGGCTCCATCACGTCCTTCAAGGACCTGGAGGGCAAGACCGTCGGGCTCGCAGCGCTCGGTGGCACGTTCCAGTTCATCGTCGAGTACCTGACGGAGAAGGACGGCGGCGACCCCGGCAAGGTCAAGTTCGTCTCCCTGCCGACCCCCTCGCTCACCGACGCCGCCGTCAGCGGCAAGACCGACGCCGTCTACTCCTTCGGTGCCTTCTACGCGGCCGGAAAGCAGGCCGGGCTCACGTCGATCGGTAACGGCATGAACGACCTGCCCGGCATCGCCCAGGGCGTCCTCTTCTCCTCACAGAGCTACCTGTCGGCCAATGCCACGGTCGCGAAGAAGTTCACCGACGCCGTCGCCCAGGCCATCACGTACGCCAATGCCCATCCCGAGGCAGTAAGGGCGGTCGACAAGCAGTACACCCAACTGCCCCCCGCCTACCTCGACAAAGCGCCGGTCTCTTACTACGACAAGAGCATCAACACCGCGGTGATGCACACCGTGAGCACGAAGATGCACCAGTACGGCATTCTCAGCAGCGCGCCGAGGGACGACGTCCTCTACTGGGACAAGATCTCGGCCGCCGTCGGCGGACGCCAGTAG
- a CDS encoding ABC transporter permease encodes MAMSTMRGRRAADRVSLTSREGRKGPGRRGLFLLQLSAVMAVLLIWAVITAAGFVSSTALPGPLSVFGRFPGLLGSDAYWQAVGDTLGGALTGFLLAVVFGVPLGLVTGTYAVAEQSSRLLVDVLRSFPVIALLPVFLLVLGSTPAMKSTVVFLACVFPLFLQAQYGARSVPPMIAETVHGYRVPRLLRFRRVVLPSATPSIMTGLRLAGTTSVLVAIGVEVLTTLPGIGHEVVQAQQGGASASAYAYILTAGAIGYAINLLSQFAEMRLLRWRRLRHTD; translated from the coding sequence ATGGCCATGTCCACAATGCGCGGGCGCAGGGCCGCCGACCGGGTGTCCCTCACCTCACGCGAGGGACGCAAAGGTCCGGGACGACGCGGACTCTTCCTGCTCCAACTGTCCGCCGTAATGGCCGTCCTCCTCATCTGGGCGGTCATCACGGCGGCCGGTTTTGTGAGCTCCACGGCGTTGCCCGGCCCGCTATCGGTGTTCGGGCGGTTTCCCGGCCTGCTTGGCAGCGATGCGTACTGGCAGGCGGTGGGGGACACCCTGGGTGGAGCATTGACGGGCTTTCTTCTGGCCGTCGTGTTCGGAGTCCCGCTGGGGCTGGTGACGGGCACGTACGCGGTGGCCGAACAGTCATCCCGGCTGCTCGTGGACGTGCTGCGCTCGTTCCCCGTCATCGCGCTGCTGCCGGTCTTCCTGCTCGTGCTGGGATCGACACCGGCGATGAAGAGCACCGTCGTCTTCCTGGCCTGCGTCTTCCCCCTCTTCTTGCAGGCCCAGTACGGCGCCCGGTCCGTCCCCCCGATGATCGCTGAGACGGTCCACGGCTACCGCGTCCCGAGACTGCTGCGCTTCCGCAGGGTGGTCCTACCCAGCGCCACGCCCTCGATCATGACCGGTCTGCGGCTCGCGGGGACGACGTCCGTGCTCGTGGCGATCGGCGTCGAGGTGCTCACCACGCTGCCCGGCATCGGCCACGAGGTCGTCCAGGCGCAGCAGGGCGGCGCATCCGCGTCGGCGTACGCGTACATCCTCACCGCGGGGGCGATCGGGTACGCGATCAACCTGCTGTCCCAGTTCGCCGAGATGCGGCTGTTGCGCTGGCGCCGGCTGAGGCACACCGATTGA
- a CDS encoding ABC transporter permease: protein MSLRPSGAFWPSALKQLWLPVLCVAGLLLGTAGSTSFYFPPATDVLATLWRELVHDGLAADLLFSLRNIMVGLAIAIVAGVGAGLVIGETELLRQATTPLLDFARATPTVAFVPVIILTLGIGSGPKIFLIALGSVWPILLNTVSGVHGINPAVHETTRSYRIPVRLRLLKVVLPGALPQIFAGIRVALSIAVVLMVVSEIYGSPVGLGNFILQSGSGFAVPEVWAGTVLIGILGYGLSVLLLAAEYVLLGWYHERPPRNRRARSLPRNEVTTS, encoded by the coding sequence ATGTCCCTGAGACCATCGGGCGCTTTCTGGCCGTCCGCGCTCAAGCAATTGTGGCTGCCGGTCCTGTGCGTCGCCGGGCTGCTGCTCGGCACCGCCGGAAGCACCAGTTTCTATTTCCCACCGGCGACGGACGTGCTGGCCACCCTGTGGCGGGAACTCGTGCACGACGGGCTGGCGGCCGACCTCCTGTTCTCACTGCGCAACATCATGGTCGGGCTGGCCATCGCCATTGTCGCCGGGGTCGGCGCGGGACTCGTCATCGGCGAGACCGAACTGCTGCGGCAGGCGACCACCCCTCTGCTGGATTTCGCCCGAGCGACCCCGACGGTGGCGTTCGTCCCCGTCATCATCCTCACCCTCGGCATCGGCTCCGGCCCCAAGATCTTCTTGATCGCCCTCGGCTCCGTCTGGCCGATCCTGCTCAACACCGTCAGCGGCGTCCACGGCATCAACCCGGCCGTGCACGAGACAACGCGGAGCTACCGCATTCCGGTGCGGTTGCGGCTGCTCAAGGTCGTTCTGCCCGGCGCCCTGCCGCAGATCTTCGCGGGGATCCGTGTCGCCCTGTCGATCGCGGTGGTCCTCATGGTCGTCAGCGAGATCTACGGCTCCCCGGTGGGCCTGGGGAACTTCATCCTGCAAAGCGGCTCCGGCTTCGCCGTCCCGGAGGTCTGGGCGGGCACGGTGCTCATCGGCATCCTCGGCTACGGCCTGAGCGTGCTTCTTCTCGCGGCCGAATACGTCCTGCTCGGCTGGTACCACGAGCGGCCGCCCCGCAACCGGCGGGCCAGGTCCCTGCCCCGGAACGAGGTCACGACATCATGA
- a CDS encoding ABC transporter ATP-binding protein, which produces MKRGSSLVVEDVGKTFGRGVDEHRVIEGLSLRVDPGEFVCIVGPSGAGKTTLLRCLSGLTRPSSGTVRYGDRPVVKPLADIAVVFQDYRGSLLPWMRVRDNVAFPLEGMGVKRAERRARADECLVSVGLAGVGDKYPWQLSGGMQQRVAIARGLAYEAPVLLMDEPFGSVDAQSRFDLEDLTLALRAELGITVIVVTHDIDEAVYLGDRVVVLGGRPTTVVDSLKVDLGAARDQITTRADARFADLRTRVLTRVRGPRTESGPRHRTPSAT; this is translated from the coding sequence ATGAAACGCGGATCCAGCCTCGTCGTGGAGGACGTCGGCAAGACGTTCGGCCGTGGCGTGGACGAGCACCGGGTGATCGAGGGCCTGTCACTGCGAGTCGATCCCGGAGAGTTCGTCTGTATCGTCGGCCCGTCCGGCGCGGGCAAGACCACGTTGCTGCGCTGCCTGTCCGGGCTGACCCGTCCCAGCTCGGGCACCGTGCGCTACGGTGACCGGCCGGTCGTCAAGCCGCTGGCCGACATAGCGGTGGTGTTCCAGGACTACCGCGGCTCACTGCTGCCATGGATGCGGGTCCGGGACAACGTGGCCTTCCCGCTGGAGGGCATGGGCGTCAAGCGGGCCGAGCGCCGCGCGCGCGCCGACGAGTGTCTGGTCTCCGTGGGCCTCGCTGGTGTCGGGGACAAGTACCCCTGGCAGCTCTCGGGCGGCATGCAGCAACGGGTCGCCATAGCCCGCGGTCTCGCCTACGAGGCGCCCGTGCTGCTGATGGACGAGCCTTTCGGCTCCGTGGACGCCCAATCCCGCTTCGACCTGGAGGACCTGACGCTGGCACTGCGCGCGGAGCTCGGCATCACCGTCATCGTCGTCACCCACGACATCGACGAAGCCGTGTACCTCGGTGACCGCGTCGTCGTCCTGGGCGGCCGTCCGACCACGGTCGTCGACAGTCTCAAGGTCGATCTGGGCGCGGCCCGCGACCAGATCACCACCCGCGCCGACGCCCGCTTCGCCGACCTGCGCACCCGCGTGCTGACCAGGGTCCGCGGACCTCGAACGGAAAGCGGACCAAGGCACCGGACGCCGTCCGCGACCTAG
- the mdlC gene encoding benzoylformate decarboxylase: MSATVRDAVRGVLAAHGVTRIFGNPGSTELRFFRDWPDGLDYVMVPQEAAALAMADGHAQASGTVGVVMVHSAAGLGHALGSLFTAERNGTPMVVIAGQQSRSLLTGDPYLHARRATEFPRPYVKFAAEAARPRDVPEVVAQAFRYAAQPPSGPVFVSVPEDDWDAPADHVPHRQVSTSLAPAPGDVAKVAHAMAQAGGAALVLGAKVAADGARDQAVVLAERLGVPVFTAPLASRSPFPEDHPQFAGFLPPVSDRLHRRLADHDLVLVIGAPVFTYHIASSGPPADDVTRLIQVVDDPRQAALAHSGDSLLASAGAFVDALLSRLPAVTERPLPAPAKTPASRPGALTPEDVMRIIDSASPPDAVIVEEAPTHRNAMHEGLPITAGRDFFVAASGGLGWAMPAAVGIAMARPARRIVCLIGDGSSLYSPQALWTAAQHGTDVTFVVLDNGGYAAMKAFGTLLGVTDAPGLELPGIDFPHLATAFGVPATSVANPSELAKEVADPTLGPRLVHVPMTPAARALS; this comes from the coding sequence TTGAGCGCGACGGTGCGTGACGCGGTGCGCGGCGTCCTCGCGGCCCACGGGGTGACCCGGATCTTCGGCAATCCCGGGTCGACCGAGCTGCGGTTCTTCCGGGACTGGCCCGACGGCCTCGACTACGTCATGGTGCCGCAGGAGGCCGCCGCCCTCGCGATGGCCGACGGCCATGCCCAGGCGTCGGGCACCGTGGGAGTGGTGATGGTCCACTCGGCGGCCGGTCTGGGGCACGCCCTGGGAAGCCTGTTCACCGCGGAGCGCAACGGCACCCCGATGGTGGTCATCGCCGGACAGCAAAGCCGTTCGCTGCTGACAGGCGACCCTTACCTGCACGCCCGCCGGGCCACCGAGTTCCCGCGTCCCTACGTCAAGTTCGCCGCCGAGGCGGCGCGCCCCCGCGACGTCCCGGAGGTGGTCGCCCAGGCGTTCAGGTACGCCGCCCAGCCGCCGTCGGGCCCCGTCTTCGTCTCGGTGCCCGAGGACGACTGGGACGCACCCGCCGACCACGTCCCCCACCGGCAGGTGAGCACGAGCTTGGCCCCGGCCCCCGGCGACGTGGCCAAGGTCGCGCACGCCATGGCCCAAGCCGGCGGCGCCGCCCTGGTCCTGGGCGCCAAGGTGGCCGCCGACGGGGCCCGCGACCAGGCCGTCGTCCTGGCCGAGCGCCTCGGCGTCCCGGTGTTCACCGCACCCCTGGCGTCCAGGTCGCCCTTCCCCGAGGACCATCCGCAGTTCGCCGGGTTCCTCCCACCCGTCAGTGACCGGCTCCACCGGCGGCTGGCGGACCACGACCTCGTCCTGGTGATCGGAGCCCCCGTTTTCACCTATCACATCGCCTCATCGGGGCCACCGGCCGACGACGTGACGCGCCTGATCCAGGTGGTCGACGACCCACGGCAGGCGGCCCTCGCCCACTCGGGCGACAGCCTGCTCGCATCCGCGGGAGCGTTCGTCGACGCACTCCTCTCCCGCCTTCCCGCGGTGACGGAACGTCCCCTCCCCGCTCCCGCGAAGACGCCCGCCTCCAGACCCGGAGCGCTGACCCCCGAGGACGTAATGAGGATCATCGACTCGGCATCACCGCCGGACGCCGTCATCGTCGAGGAGGCACCGACGCACCGCAACGCGATGCACGAGGGCCTGCCGATAACCGCAGGCAGGGACTTCTTCGTCGCGGCCAGCGGTGGGCTCGGCTGGGCCATGCCCGCCGCGGTCGGCATCGCCATGGCCAGGCCCGCCCGCAGGATCGTGTGCCTCATCGGCGACGGATCCTCGCTGTACTCGCCCCAGGCGCTCTGGACCGCCGCCCAGCACGGCACGGACGTCACCTTCGTGGTGCTCGACAACGGCGGGTACGCCGCGATGAAGGCGTTCGGAACCCTGCTCGGCGTCACCGACGCGCCCGGACTCGAACTCCCCGGCATCGACTTCCCGCACCTGGCCACCGCGTTCGGCGTGCCCGCCACATCCGTCGCAAACCCATCCGAGCTGGCCAAGGAGGTCGCCGACCCCACCTTGGGACCTCGCCTCGTACACGTGCCGATGACCCCCGCAGCCCGAGCCCTCTCCTGA
- a CDS encoding alpha-hydroxy acid oxidase, whose protein sequence is MKGLGGSAGASRRLARSMVCLDDVRRLARRRVPRMVYDFIDGGAEGERTLGLNRLAFERHVLNPKVLSGASAPSTGVRVAGQHLDIPVMLAPTGLSRLAGRSGETAAARAAERAGTVSVVSSASSVPVEKVAAAASTPQWFQLYPWGDWSLTMELLERARRARCTTLVVTVDVPVTGSRERDLRNGLTIPPRPTVRTALDVLRRPRWMLGLATGPRITMANLTGLSHRRNGSASSLARLNLDLLNPSYDWHDLARLRREWPGPLFVKGILDPDDARRAVETGADGVIVSNHGGRQADGVPASLDALPAIAGAVADRCEVLVDGGVRRGSDVLVALALGAKACLIGRPWMYGLAAAGEAGVDRVLHILTTEIRRTMTLIGCADVADLDRGRLRPARATLEDA, encoded by the coding sequence ATGAAGGGCCTGGGAGGAAGCGCGGGAGCGTCCCGCCGCCTGGCCCGGAGCATGGTCTGCCTCGACGACGTACGCCGTCTCGCCCGCAGGCGGGTGCCGCGCATGGTGTACGACTTCATCGACGGCGGCGCCGAAGGCGAGCGCACCCTCGGGCTCAACCGGCTGGCGTTCGAGCGGCACGTGCTCAATCCGAAGGTGCTGTCCGGCGCGTCGGCCCCCTCGACGGGAGTACGGGTCGCCGGCCAGCACCTGGACATACCGGTCATGCTGGCGCCCACGGGGCTGTCGAGGCTGGCCGGCAGGAGCGGCGAGACGGCCGCCGCCCGTGCCGCCGAGCGGGCCGGGACGGTGTCCGTGGTGAGCAGCGCCTCAAGCGTCCCCGTCGAGAAGGTCGCCGCGGCGGCCTCGACGCCGCAGTGGTTCCAGCTCTACCCCTGGGGCGATTGGAGCCTGACCATGGAGCTGCTGGAACGGGCCCGCCGGGCACGATGCACGACCCTGGTGGTCACGGTCGACGTCCCCGTCACCGGATCGCGGGAGCGTGACCTGAGGAACGGCCTCACCATCCCGCCCCGTCCCACGGTCAGGACCGCGCTCGACGTCCTGCGCCGTCCACGCTGGATGCTCGGCCTGGCCACCGGGCCCCGCATCACCATGGCCAACCTGACCGGGCTGTCCCACCGGCGGAACGGGTCGGCCTCGTCCTTGGCCCGGCTCAACCTCGACCTGCTCAACCCGTCCTACGACTGGCACGACCTGGCCCGGCTACGGCGTGAGTGGCCGGGGCCCCTGTTCGTGAAAGGGATCCTCGACCCGGACGACGCGCGCAGGGCCGTCGAGACCGGGGCGGACGGCGTGATCGTTTCCAACCACGGGGGGCGGCAGGCGGACGGCGTACCGGCCTCCCTCGACGCGCTCCCCGCCATAGCCGGCGCCGTCGCGGACCGGTGCGAGGTGCTGGTCGACGGCGGGGTGCGGCGGGGAAGCGACGTACTCGTCGCCCTGGCCCTCGGCGCCAAGGCGTGCCTGATCGGCCGCCCGTGGATGTACGGGCTCGCCGCCGCGGGCGAGGCCGGGGTGGACCGTGTGCTGCACATCCTCACCACCGAGATCCGCCGCACCATGACCCTGATCGGCTGCGCCGACGTGGCGGACCTGGACCGGGGACGGCTCCGTCCGGCCCGCGCGACCTTGGAGGACGCTTGA
- a CDS encoding MFS transporter, which translates to MTNRVLSTAPSADPAREAVRACVQVTLICWVMVVIEGYDLISFGTVVPVLLDGGHGFTKGNIGWVAAAAFGGALVGALGSGWASDRYGRRPLAIASLTCFTLFTFLCGFATGPVSLGALRFLAGIGIGGIVPAASALTLEFAVPARRTLIYTIMLSGVPFGGVLAALVGIPVLEHLSWHWMFFVALGPGVALLPLVLAKLPESAEFLDAAGRHDEAERTRRRFRLPAPARPGAEDRPAAQDRHVHAEDRPGHAEDRPGHAEDRSGVAGTGVFAPRYVTASIVFALATFCGLFTWFGLATWLPGIMRKSGYPLGSSLVFLLVLNLGAVIGSLFVASATDRWGNRGVAIATYLTMTAALMVMVVKLPQPPLLAAIAIAGVGGHGGQILINAYVSRSYPAHMRARALGWSLGAGRSGTIVGPVVIGWIVGGRDPLMGFPTFAAVALLAALLLAAVPRTPAFDTTS; encoded by the coding sequence ATGACGAACCGCGTTCTCAGCACGGCCCCCTCGGCCGACCCGGCCCGTGAGGCCGTCCGAGCCTGTGTCCAGGTCACCCTCATCTGCTGGGTGATGGTGGTCATCGAGGGCTACGACCTCATCTCCTTCGGCACCGTGGTCCCCGTCCTCCTCGACGGAGGGCACGGCTTCACCAAGGGCAACATCGGCTGGGTCGCGGCCGCGGCCTTCGGCGGCGCGCTCGTGGGCGCGCTCGGCTCCGGCTGGGCGTCCGACCGCTACGGCCGCCGGCCGCTCGCGATCGCCTCGCTGACCTGCTTCACCCTCTTCACGTTCCTGTGCGGATTCGCCACCGGGCCGGTCTCGCTCGGCGCGCTGCGGTTCCTCGCCGGGATCGGCATCGGGGGCATCGTCCCGGCGGCGTCCGCCCTGACGCTCGAGTTCGCGGTGCCGGCCCGCCGCACGCTCATCTACACGATCATGCTCTCCGGCGTTCCGTTCGGCGGGGTGCTCGCCGCGCTGGTCGGCATCCCGGTGCTCGAACACCTGAGCTGGCACTGGATGTTCTTCGTCGCGCTCGGCCCGGGCGTGGCGCTCCTGCCCCTGGTGCTCGCGAAGCTGCCGGAGTCCGCGGAGTTCCTGGACGCGGCCGGACGGCACGACGAGGCGGAGCGGACCCGGCGCCGGTTCCGGCTGCCCGCACCGGCCCGTCCCGGCGCCGAAGACCGTCCCGCCGCCCAGGATCGACACGTCCACGCCGAGGATCGTCCCGGCCACGCCGAGGATCGTCCCGGCCACGCCGAGGACCGCTCCGGCGTCGCGGGCACCGGCGTCTTCGCCCCCCGTTACGTCACCGCCTCGATCGTCTTCGCCCTCGCGACGTTCTGCGGCCTGTTCACCTGGTTCGGCCTCGCGACCTGGCTGCCCGGCATCATGCGCAAGTCGGGGTACCCGCTCGGCTCGTCGCTGGTCTTCCTGCTGGTGCTGAACCTCGGCGCGGTGATCGGCTCGCTGTTCGTGGCCTCCGCGACGGACCGCTGGGGCAACCGCGGGGTCGCCATCGCCACCTACCTCACGATGACGGCCGCGCTGATGGTCATGGTGGTCAAGCTTCCGCAGCCCCCGCTCCTCGCCGCGATCGCGATCGCGGGGGTCGGCGGTCACGGCGGGCAGATCCTCATCAACGCCTACGTCAGCCGCAGCTACCCGGCGCACATGCGGGCCCGGGCCCTCGGGTGGAGCCTGGGCGCGGGCCGGTCGGGGACGATCGTCGGCCCGGTCGTCATCGGATGGATCGTCGGCGGGCGTGACCCGCTCATGGGATTCCCCACCTTCGCCGCCGTCGCACTGCTGGCCGCGCTGCTGCTCGCCGCCGTCCCCCGTACCCCCGCCTTCGACACCACGTCATGA